One window of the Magnolia sinica isolate HGM2019 chromosome 19, MsV1, whole genome shotgun sequence genome contains the following:
- the LOC131234542 gene encoding proline-rich extensin-like protein EPR1, producing the protein MRAAQPKPLIAWATLLLATLVSHTQTARINANDPIYNYNSPPPPTYNNPPPPPATYITPSPSPPPSPNPPPLRGPSIPINQPPHPAHGPNPSLPPIYATPSPFPPPPSHTNKPFPPIPRTPSKVSPPMYKHLRTPPPTIYQRPLMPPPSVYQPPTSPKIQPPVRKPHPPHHKRRPPCHHRPPSLYKPPVQKSPPPAVYRPSASPPPPPVHNTPLTTPPVQKPPVDQPPVSLPHKPPPLVCQPPTSPSPVQKPPPPVYQPPILPPPVQKPPPPVYQPPSSPPPVQKPPPPVYQPPTSPPPVQKRPPVYQPPTSPSPVQKPPLPTYQPPTDNPPPTSPPPMQKPPINQPSIPPPLLYKPPVYQSPNSPPPLYKSPPMPLHTSLPNSKPVKPSPPWWLVHTSQLNSEPVQTPSMPTSLPNSEPVRPFWMPLRTSLPNSEPVRPPSMPLHTSLLKSEPVRPPWLPVHTSLPNSEPVRPRSMPTSLPNSEPVSLPSMPLHTSMPNSELVRPPLMSFHTSLLNSEPVRPASLPVHTSQPNSEPVRPPSMPTSFPNSEPVRPPLLPFLESQPNSKPVRPPSMPTFPNSKPVRPSSLPFHTSLPNSEPLRPPSLPLHTSLPNSEPVKPPQLHVHTSLLNFEPMRPPSMPTSLPNFEPVRPPSLPVHTSQPNFEPVQPPPMPTSFPNSEPVRPHQLPIHESQPNSKPVRPPSMPNSKPVRPSSLPFHTSIPNSKPLRPLSLPLHTSLPNSEPVKPPRLPVHTSLPNSEPVRPSTPSMPNSEPVRPTSMPLHTSLPNSKLVRLPSLPVHTSHPNSEPARPPNSEPVRPHLLPVHASLLSSEPVRSPFMPLPNSEPVRPPNSEPVRPHLLPVHASLPSSEPVRPPFMPLHRNLPNSEPSLLPIYTSQTNSEPVQLPSMPLHASLPNSEPVRPWMPTHASLPNSEPIGSTQLPARSTRTPLQYAAPPPPWPV; encoded by the exons ATGAGAGCTGCTCAACCAAAACCATTGATTGCATGGGCCACACTCCTCCTAGCTACTCTCGTCTCTCATACTCAAACTGCTAGAATTAATGCCAATGACCCTATATACAACTACAATTCGCCGCCTCCGCCAACTTACAACAATCCTCCACCGCCTCCGGCAACGTACATTACTCCATCACCTTCTCCTCCACCCTCTCCCAATCCTCCGCCATTGCGCGGCCCATCTATTCCTATCAATCAACCTCCTCATCCTGCTCATGGACCGAATCCCTCACTGCCACCCATCTACGCCACTCCGTCGCCATTCCCTCCACCGCCTTCACATACTAATAAACCATTTCCACCAATTCCTCGAACCCCTTCGAAGGTTTCTCCGCCAATGTATAAACACCTACGAACACCGCCTCCGACAATCTATCAACGTCCGTTGATGCCACCACCTTCTGTTTATCAACCTCCAACATCTCCCAAGATCCAACCGCCAGTACGTAAACCTCATCCACCACATCATAAGCGGAGGCCGCCATGTCATCATCGTCCTCCATCACTTTATAAGCCTCCAGTGCAGAAATCTCCTCCACCGGCAGTTTATCGACCTTCTGCCTCACCACCTCCACCTCCAGTGCATAATACTCCCCTTACAACTCCACCAGTGCAAAAACCTCCGGTTGATCAGCCACCTGTTTCACTACCTCACAAGCCTCCACCGCTGGTTTGTCAACCTCCCACCTCACCATCTCCAGTGCAGAAACCTCCACCGCCAGTTTATCAACCTCCCATCTTGCCGCCTCCAGTGCAGAAACCTCCACCGCCAGTTTATCAACCTCCCTCCTCGCCGCCTCCAGTGCAGAAACCTCCACCGCCAGTTTATCAACCTCCCACCTCGCCACCTCCAGTGCAGAAACGTCCACCAGTTTATCAACCTCCCACCTCGCCGTCTCCAGTGCAGAAACCTCCACTGCCAACTTACCAACCTCCTACGGATAACCCACCTCCAACATCTCCTCCGCCAATGCAAAAACCACCAATCAATCAGCCTTCCATTCCACCTCCTCTACTTTATAAGCCTCCAGTTTATCAGTCCCCCAACTCACCACCTCCACTGTATAAATCCCCTC CAATGCCTCTTCATACAAGCTTGCCAAATTCCAAGCCAGTGAAGCCTTCACCTCCTTGGTGGCTTGTTCATACAAGCCAACTAAATTCTGAGCCAGTGCAAACCCCTTCAATGCCTACAAGTTTGCCAAACTCCGAGCCAGTGAGACCCTTTTGGATGCCTCTTCGTACAAGCCTTCCAAATTCTGAGCCAGTGCGACCCCCTTCGATGCCTCTTCATACAAGCTTGCTGAAATCCGAGCCGGTGAGGCCTCCTTGGTTGCCTGTTCATACAAGCCTACCAAATTCCGAGCCAGTGCGACCCCGTTCAATGCCCACAAGTTTGCCAAATTCTGAGCCGGTGAGCCTCCCTTCGATGCCTCTCCATACAAGCATGCCAAACTCCGAGCTGGTGAGACCCCCTTTGATGTCTTTTCATACAAGCTTGCTGAACTCCGAGCCAGTAAGGCCTGCTTCATTGCCTGTTCATACAAGCCAACCAAATTCTGAGCCAGTGCGACCCCCTTCAATGCCTACAAGTTTCCCAAATTCTGAACCGGTCAGGCCTCCTCTGTTGCCTTTTCTTGAAAGCCAGCCAAATTCCAAGCCAGTGCGGCCCCCTTCAATGCCAACTTTTCCAAATTCCAAGCCGGTGAGGCCTTCTTCACTGCCTTTTCATACAAGCCTACCAAACTCCGAGCCATTGCGACCCCCTTCTTTGCCTCTTCATACAAGCTTGCCAAACTCCGAGCCAGTGAAGCCACCTCAGCTGCATGTTCATACAAGCCTACTAAATTTTGAGCCCATGCGACCCCCTTCAATGCCCACAAGTTTGCCAAATTTTGAGCCGGTGAGACCTCCTTCATTGCCGGTTCATACAAGCCAACCAAATTTTGAGCCAGTGCAACCCCCTCCAATGCCTACAAGTTTCCCAAATTCTGAGCCGGTCAGGCCTCATCAGTTGCCTATTCATGAAAGCCAACCAAATTCCAAGCCGGTGCGACCCCcttcaatgccaaattccaagcCAGTGAGGCCTTCTTCACTGCCTTTTCATACAAGCATACCAAATTCCAAGCCATTGCGCCCCCTTTCTTTGCCTCTTCATACAAGCTTGCCAAACTCTGAGCCAGTGAAGCCACCTCGATTGCCTGTTCATACAAGCCTACCAAATTCGGAGCCAGTGCGACCTTCAACGCCAAGTATGCCAAATTCTGAGCCGGTAAGACCCACTTCAATGCCTCTTCATACAAGCCTGCCAAACTCCAAGTTGGTTAGGCTACCTTCGCTGCCTGTTCATACAAGCCACCCAAATTCTGAGCCAGCACGACCCCCTAATTCCGAACCAGTGAGGCCTCATTTGTTACCTGTTCATGCAAGTCTACTAAGTTCTGAGCCAGTGCGATCCCCTTTCATGCCTCTTCCAAATTCTGAGCCAGTGCGACCCCCTAATTCTGAGCCAGTGAGGCCTCATTTGTTGCCTGTTCATGCAAGTCTACCAAGTTCCGAGCCAGTGCGACCCCCTTTCATGCCTCTTCATAGAAACTTGCCAAACTCTGAGCCTTCTTTGTTGCCTATTTATACCAGCCAAACAAACTCCGAGCCAGTGCAACTTCCTTCAATGCCTCTCCATGCAAGCCTGCCAAACTCAGAGCCAGTGAGACCTTGGATGCCCACTCATGCAAGCTTGCCCAACTCTGAGCCGATTGGATCCACTCAACTGCCTGCCCGTTCTACAAGAACGCCATTGCAATATGCAGCTCCCCCACCACCTTGGCCAGTCTGA